Proteins co-encoded in one Pseudobdellovibrionaceae bacterium genomic window:
- a CDS encoding sterol desaturase family protein — protein sequence MELLYSILFFTFALGLFHVVRYLVLAGGAYRLFWIRLRPWTERRRLQPGKGEAAFPRAQLWREFRNSVGTSILFGIIFAPMLSPATRDFTRVYTDVGDYGVPYLIFSFVFLVLVNDTYFYWMHRLIHHPKLFRRIHAVHHESRSPNPMTAYSFSLAEGVLEFIWVWPIVLLMPVHELTLAAFGVFALILNIVGHLGFEIYPEWTKDHAVLKWLNRPTYHDEHHRLSRGNYGLYFTFWDRWMGTLRERVRPTVGEPAVG from the coding sequence ATGGAACTTCTCTACTCGATTCTGTTCTTCACTTTCGCTCTCGGTCTTTTCCATGTCGTTCGTTACCTGGTGCTGGCGGGGGGTGCGTACCGGCTGTTCTGGATTCGTCTGCGGCCGTGGACTGAGCGGCGACGTCTGCAGCCGGGGAAGGGCGAGGCGGCGTTCCCGCGCGCGCAGCTTTGGCGTGAGTTCCGAAATTCGGTGGGGACGTCAATCCTGTTCGGCATCATCTTCGCGCCCATGCTTTCGCCCGCGACGCGCGACTTCACCCGCGTTTATACGGACGTGGGGGACTACGGCGTGCCCTACTTGATTTTCAGTTTCGTATTCCTGGTCCTCGTCAACGACACCTACTTTTACTGGATGCACCGGCTGATCCATCACCCGAAGCTTTTTCGCCGCATCCACGCGGTTCATCACGAGTCGCGCTCACCGAATCCGATGACCGCTTACAGCTTCAGTTTGGCCGAGGGCGTGCTCGAGTTCATTTGGGTGTGGCCGATCGTTCTGCTGATGCCCGTTCACGAGCTGACGCTCGCGGCGTTCGGGGTTTTCGCGCTGATTTTGAATATCGTGGGTCATTTGGGATTTGAGATCTATCCGGAGTGGACGAAGGACCACGCGGTTTTGAAATGGCTGAATCGTCCGACCTATCACGATGAACACCATCGACTGTCGCGCGGGAACTACGGTCTGTACTTCACGTTCTGGGATCGTTGGATGGGGACGTTGAGGGAGAGGGTGCGGCCGACTGTGGGTGAGCCGGCCGTCGGTTGA
- a CDS encoding TetR/AcrR family transcriptional regulator, whose amino-acid sequence MKRQASTTKGKETLALIKQATAQVLLEEGIDRATTNRIAEKAGISIGTLYQYYEHKEEIFAELLNDLVEARRGRVRAVLDLGVVVQPIERIVHDVVDAVFDAPDPRDAPLEIFLLPLLFRSNDEENAMRKFESFESTLAPFVKALLLLKKPNLVKRDLDAAIFVMVQALRGTFLGLAAPGATQPRVSKDKVKTEVKRLLLAYLEAD is encoded by the coding sequence TTGAAACGACAAGCTTCCACCACCAAAGGGAAAGAGACCCTCGCGCTCATCAAGCAGGCGACGGCTCAGGTCCTCCTCGAGGAAGGCATCGACCGCGCGACCACGAACCGCATCGCCGAAAAAGCGGGAATCAGCATCGGAACGCTCTACCAGTACTACGAACACAAAGAAGAGATCTTCGCCGAACTGCTGAACGATCTGGTCGAAGCGCGGCGCGGTCGCGTGCGCGCGGTTCTGGATCTGGGCGTCGTCGTTCAACCCATCGAACGCATCGTGCACGACGTGGTGGATGCCGTCTTCGATGCGCCCGATCCCCGCGACGCGCCCCTCGAGATTTTTTTGCTGCCGCTGCTTTTCCGTTCCAACGATGAGGAAAACGCCATGCGGAAATTCGAAAGTTTCGAATCCACACTCGCGCCGTTCGTGAAGGCGCTCCTCCTGCTGAAAAAACCGAACCTCGTGAAACGTGATCTCGATGCCGCGATCTTCGTCATGGTCCAGGCCCTGCGCGGAACTTTTCTGGGGCTCGCGGCTCCGGGCGCCACGCAACCGCGCGTCTCCAAGGACAAAGTGAAGACCGAGGTCAAACGCTTGCTGCTTGCGTACCTCGAGGCCGATTAG
- a CDS encoding phosphatase PAP2 family protein, with translation MRLQHISVVAGISVLYGAVGFGNFLLTPEERYVDVQTWIDALIPFQAAFAWPYLFYYVLLGVPLVLVPRADELRVLWKRVAWASAISALVFIAFPTHPLRLANVEELPGLAPWIIAMIYKIDPPANCFPSLHVLHSFLIAASYHRIPRYRAFGVAFYLMAVGVALATVFIKQHYAADVIAGLFLVPVVCYLAELTPESLRRSKKLVAGITGRREF, from the coding sequence ATGCGCTTACAACACATCAGCGTGGTCGCCGGGATCTCGGTGCTTTACGGCGCCGTGGGCTTCGGCAACTTCCTGCTCACTCCGGAAGAACGTTACGTCGACGTGCAGACGTGGATCGATGCGCTGATCCCCTTTCAAGCCGCCTTCGCGTGGCCCTACCTTTTCTACTACGTGCTCCTCGGCGTTCCGCTTGTCCTGGTCCCCCGAGCCGACGAGCTGCGCGTTTTGTGGAAACGCGTCGCCTGGGCCTCGGCGATTTCGGCGCTCGTCTTCATCGCGTTCCCGACCCATCCGTTACGTCTCGCGAACGTGGAAGAGCTTCCGGGTCTCGCCCCTTGGATCATCGCGATGATCTACAAAATCGATCCGCCCGCGAACTGCTTTCCCAGTCTGCATGTTCTGCACAGCTTTCTGATCGCGGCGTCCTACCACCGGATCCCGCGCTACCGCGCCTTCGGCGTCGCGTTCTACCTGATGGCCGTGGGCGTGGCGCTCGCGACCGTCTTCATCAAGCAGCACTATGCCGCCGACGTGATCGCGGGTCTTTTCCTGGTCCCGGTGGTTTGTTATCTGGCCGAGCTCACGCCGGAAAGTTTGCGCCGCTCGAAGAAACTCGTCGCCGGGATCACCGGTCGACGAGAATTTTGA